The following coding sequences lie in one Yamadazyma tenuis chromosome 3, complete sequence genomic window:
- a CDS encoding uncharacterized protein (EggNog:ENOG503PVPH), which yields MEQQVCYKKRRSVLGEFKLPVRNYTNVDESSSSSPITTSDSLSHKIVDFNIPLVLEDDERSFIRWFNYVKSTLPMSNFVNLVSLHYVNENDTNYCKKLHKYNSKCKKSLKLNYELNEVLLQSIDPQLIHDLSLSTHLLSYCNFERIKVHFQTKINVFYLMALEGDLLFDPTNKLKFLTDLDYLTNVYSLIFGQAPNSDLKVNWILNALNKDFASNNVLLGEIQNNWEPISKDICILRKILMSN from the coding sequence ATGgaacaacaagtttgttACAAAAAAAGACGTAGCGTACTTGGAGAGTTCAAGCTCCCCGTCCGCAACTATACCAACGTCGACGAGTCGTCCTCATCGTCCCCTATAACCACTTCCGACTCCTTATCCCACAAAATCGTCGATTTCAATATCCCCTTggtacttgaagatgatgaacGCAGCTTCATCCGGTGGTTCAATTATGTCAAAAGCACCTTGCCCATGTCCAACTTTGTGAACTTGGTGTCGCTCCATTATGTCAATGAAAACGATACTAATTACTGTAAGAAGTTGCACAAGTACAACCTGAAGTGCAAGAAatcgttgaagttgaactaTGAGTTGAACGAGGTCTTGCTTCAGTCGATCGACCCTCAACTCATCCATGATTTGAGCCTATCCACCCACTTGTTGAGTTACTGCAACTTTGAGCGCATTAAGGTGCACTTTCAAACCAAAATCAATGTGTTTTATTTGATGGCGCTTGAAGGTGACTTACTATTCGACCCCAccaataagttgaagttcttgacggATTTGGACTACTTGACAAATGTCTACCTGTTGATTTTTGGCCAAGCACCCAACCTGGACTTGAAGGTCAACTGGATTTTGAATGCCTTGAACAAGGATTTTGCCAGTAATAATGTGTTACTTGGGGAGATTCAAAACAACTGGGAGCCAATTTCCAAAGACATTTGCATATTAAGAAAGATATTGATGTCCAACTAG
- the MCM1_1 gene encoding transcription factor of the MADS box (EggNog:ENOG503P1RD; COG:K) has product MSEATEPKLQMPEGSPGNTLGTSSIDQLPFDGNDDDDKQTGGGKSQKERRKIEIKFIQDKTRRHITFSKRRAGIMKKAYELSVLTGTQVLLLVVSETGLVYTFTTPKLQPLVTKSEGKNLIQACLNAPEEGLGDDQDNQSEGNSPDSPEPAQQQHQPSAQPQQVPTHPLHHQQIQPGVAANQFPPGAHLTPGAHLPPAAHLPPGMPYPQSHPQMPMPPQGYNDPNVYQQYFNMQNGNIPNQQQYQ; this is encoded by the coding sequence ATGAGTGAAGCTACCGAACCAAAATTGCAAATGCCAGAAGGGCTGCCAGGTAACACCTTAGGCACTTCCTCAATAGACCAACTCCCTTTCGACGGcaacgatgatgacgacaAACAAACTGGAGGTGGAAAACTGCAGaaggaaagaagaaaaatcgaaatcaagttcatcCAGGATAAGACCAGAAGACATATAACCTTCTCCAAGAGAAGAGCTGGGATCATGAAGAAGGCATACGAGTTGTCTGTGTTGACCGGAACCCAggttttgttgttggtggtgtctGAGACCGGGTTAGTGTACACTTTTACCACTCCCAAGTTGCAACCTTTGGTCACCAAGAGTGAGGGTAAGAACTTGATCCAGGCGTGTTTGAATGCTCCCGAGGAAGGATTGGGTGACGACCAGGACAACCAAAGTGAAGGAAACTCGCCTGATTCTCCAGAACCTGCTCAGCAGCAGCACCAGCCATCGGCTCAACCCCAGCAGGTGCCTACTCACCctctccaccaccagcaaaTCCAGCCCGGTGTTGCTGCCAACCAGTTTCCTCCTGGAGCCCATTTGACTCCTGGAGCCCATTTGCCTCCTGCAGCCCATTTACCTCCTGGAATGCCATACCCTCAGTCGCATCCCCAGATGCCTATGCCTCCCCAAGGGTACAACGACCCCAACGTATACCAACAGTACTTTAACATGCAAAATGGTAATATTCCTAACCAGCAGCAGTACCAGTAA
- the SPC25 gene encoding kinetochore-associated Ndc80 complex subunit spc25 (EggNog:ENOG503NX18; COG:S), which yields MSAQQITSPIEEFFQLQKDLDGFTSRFTKEISSKKRQIIDDKTSFNIKVNDLKSEEVRLTSQINQLDGHRSELQRKIEESIINFEDRRAKIDELHAEETKLNTKKLELDEELNGINNQINEINNKIEKLSKNLEDQVVQDDVELVKFERYLGLRIEVLKEDLMKFRFSNLDASNLDKEFWIDLNIAEEFQITGSFPAMGEDEMAPILVEFNQSQNFGRFLKQIRQVLKSNI from the coding sequence caacttcaaaaagaccTCGATGGATTCACGTCGAggttcaccaaagaaatctCCAGTAAAAAACGCCAGATTATCGATGACAAAACCagtttcaacatcaaagtCAATGATCTCAAGAGCGAAGAAGTGCGGCTAACGAGCCAAATCAACCAGTTGGACGGGCACAGGTCGGAGCTTCAGCGCAAGATTGAGGAGAGTATCATTAACTTTGAGGACCGTAGAGCCAAGATTGACGAGTTGCATGCggaagaaaccaagttgaacacaaAAAAactagaacttgatgagGAGTTGAATGGCATAAACAACCAGATCAATGagatcaacaacaagattgAGAAGCTTTCCAAGAATCTTGAGGACCAGGTGGTACAAGATGACGTGGAGTTGGTTAAATTTGAACGATATTTGGGACTTCGAATcgaggtgttgaaagaagacttgatgaaattcaGGTTTTCGAACTTGGATGCTAGTAACCTTGACAAGGAGTTTTGGATTGACTTAAACATAGCGGAAGAGTTTCAGATTACTGGTAGTTTCCCGGCAATGGGAGAGGACGAAATGGCGCCAATATTGGTGGAGTTCAACCAAAGTCAGAACTTTGGAAGGTTTTTGAAGCAAATCAGGcaagtgttgaagagtAATATTTAG
- the MCM1_2 gene encoding transcription factor of the MADS box (EggNog:ENOG503P1RD; COG:K) has protein sequence MSEVTEPKLETPDELPGNNTFSTSTSNQPPDDDDDDEQTGGGKQQKERRKIEIKFIQDKSRRHITFSKRKAGIMKKAYELSVLTGTQVLLLVVSETGLVYTFTTPKLQPLVTKSEGKNLIQACLNAPEEGLGDDQDNQSEGNSPDSPEPAQQQHQPSAQPQQVPTHPLHHQQIQPGVAANQLPPGAHLPPGMPYPQSHPQMPMPPQGYNDPNVYQQYFNMQNGNIPNQQQYQ, from the coding sequence ATGAGCGAAGTTACAGAACCAAAATTGGAAACGCCAGATGAGTTGCCAGGTAACAATACCTTTAGCACCTCCACGAGCAACCAGCCTccagatgatgatgatgatgacgaacAAACCGGAGGTGGTAAACAGCAGaaggaaagaagaaaaatcgaaatcaagttcatcCAGGACAAGTCCAGAAGACACATTACCTTCTCCAAGAGAAAGGCCGGGATCATGAAGAAGGCATACGAGTTGTCTGTGTTGACCGGAACCCAggttttgttgttggtggtgtctGAGACCGGGTTAGTGTACACTTTTACCACTCCCAAGTTGCAACCTTTGGTCACCAAGAGTGAGGGTAAGAACTTGATCCAGGCGTGTTTGAATGCTCCCGAGGAAGGATTGGGTGACGACCAGGACAACCAAAGTGAAGGAAACTCGCCTGATTCTCCAGAACCTGCTCAGCAGCAGCACCAGCCATCGGCTCAACCCCAGCAGGTGCCTACTCACCctctccaccaccagcaaaTCCAGCCCGGTGTTGCTGCCAACCAGTTGCCTCCTGGAGCCCATTTACCTCCTGGAATGCCATACCCTCAGTCGCATCCCCAGATGCCTATGCCTCCCCAAGGGTACAACGACCCCAACGTATACCAACAGTACTTTAACATGCAAAATGGTAATATTCCTAACCAGCAGCAGTACCAGTAA
- a CDS encoding uncharacterized protein (COG:S; EggNog:ENOG503P5AU): MSQSEDQVPRSPPEASPAPDNDNVVEKNHPNPPSDAFSPTSIVLAKVKGYPPWPAMVLDEMILPDHILARRPKTVKLPPKRKNQGPVLILPVRFFSDDTYIWIKSSDIRPLTESMIEDFFAKAKRRRDNLLESAYTLAQNPLDMELFVKYGSSGKPPPTPEPELKPAEEDEDEDEDVEDNDNEEEEEEEEDDYFPQKKKSKPAKKPVKKKPITKSKPAKPKPKAKKPPKAEPVDNDPDWGIDEDINENYKQGNFIYENIKDQLALNQKFPKADTLAKRLASSTQKFDGVANQLIRKLMDLEPEPTGIDELITLLDQLSSISVPKSVISKSTLLKVLILTNRKDVEPKLTATINGLLRQWLGFEVDANPEIEEEEEVDEVVTTSEDGVVTGNGM, translated from the exons ATGTCCCAATCCGAAGACCAGGTTCCCAGGTCGCCTCCTGAGGCTTCTCCCGCTCCAGATAACGACAACGTCGTCGAAAAAAACCACCCCAATCCGCCGTCTGATGCGTTTAGTCCCACCTCCATCGTGCTTGCAAAAGTCAAAGGGTATCCCCCATGGCCGGCAATGGTTCTAGATGAAATGATACTCCCGGATCATATCTTGGCCAGGAGACCCAAGACCGTCAAGCTTCCGCCCAAGCGGAAAAACCAGGGACCGGTGTTGATTTTACCTGTGCGCTTCTTTAGTGACGATACCTACATCTGGATCAAGTCGTCTGATATTAGGCCGTTGACCGAGCTGATGATTGAAGACTTCTTTGCCAAGGCCAAAAGAAGGAGAGACAACCTCCTTGAAAGTGCCTACACGTTGGCCCAGAATCCGTTGGATATGGAGTTATTTGTCAAATACGGATCCAGTGGTAAACCTCCACCCACACCTGAACCCGAACTCAAACCagctgaagaagacgaagatgaagacgaagacgTGGAAGACAATGACAATGAagaggaggaggaggaggaggaggatGACTACTTTCCGCAAAaaaagaagctgaagcCAGCCAAAAAACctgtcaagaagaagcctaTCACCAAGCTGAAACCCGCCAAACCCAAGCCAAAGGCCAAGAAACCGCCCAAGGCCGAACCCGTGGACAACGACCCCGACTGGGGCATTGACGAGGATATCAACGAAAATTATAAGCAGGGCAACTTCATATACGAAAATATCAAGGACCAATTGGCCTTGAACCAAAAGTTCCCAAAGGCCGACACCTTAGCCAAGCGATTGGCATCGTCGACCCAAAAGTTTGACGGGGTGGCCAACCAACTCATTCGAAAGCTCATGGACTTGGAACCCGAGCCAACAGGAATTGATGAGTTAATCACtcttcttgaccaactACTGAGTATTTCAGTACCCAAGCTGGtgatttccaaatcaaCTCTTCTCAAAGTGCTCATTTTGACAAACCGAAAAGATGTGGAGCCAAAGCTCACGGCCACGATCAACGGGCTTCTTCGCCAATGGCTCGGGTTTGAGGTGGATGCCAACcctgaaattgaagaggaagaggaagttGATGAGGTGGTAACTACGAGTGAGGACGGTGTTGTTACCGGAAACG GTATGTAA
- a CDS encoding uncharacterized protein (EggNog:ENOG503NXMN; COG:P) — MSDVESIKPEVSHDELADLRKEVEATADLNNPDASLQKLLARHPVSEFSKTRIKLYVLCVCLYLCPTMNGYDGSLATSISTLPSFLDYFNLHNSPASTGLFFAIYPIAAMASTPFIPLLCDGIGRVKTIIIGLSILCVGAIVSATVKTLNLLIFARFLLSFGANIASSAAPMLLMETLPPNRKSMGLFFNTFYYVGSIVCTWASYGTSIAYDDEKQFKIPLWLQLLCPGICLLFVWMYPESPRYLYSKNRIDDCRQFLIKYHAGGDPNHPIVLAELNQIAQSFEVSGLLKPRDYFDFSGFLRTRSRRHRSLLVVVWSWFNQFSGNQVISYYMTTLFLNLGIKNATTRLLLTAVNSIICFLFASAGAFAMERIGRRPALLYANTGFIISFIALAVSTKKFDDDNDNKQAAAAGIAFIYIFQAVFFSFAMTPLQPTYPSEILSNDMRARGMAMYMFISNAASTLNLYTAPLAMQNITYWYYVFYVFWDTFQLVVVYFLFVETSNLTLEEIEHVFDTSNAVKESVRLSKKAKSSKKGGYADEENVKEDVKEDAKEEVGV, encoded by the coding sequence ATGTCTGACGTCGAGTCTATCAAACCCGAAGTCTCTCACGATGAATTAGCTGATCTTAGAAAAGAGGTGGAGGCTACTGCTGACCTCAACAACCCCGACGCATCGCTTCAAAAGTTACTTGCCAGACACCCAGTTTCTGAGTTTTCCAAGACTCGCATCAAGCTTTACGTCTTGTGTGTGTGCCTCTATTTGTGTCCTACCATGAATGGATACGATGGAAGTCTTGCCACTTCCATCTCCACTTTGCCGCTGTTTCTTGACTATTTCAACTTGCACAACTCGCCTGCCTCAACTGGGTTGTTTTTCGCCATCTACCCTATTGCAGCCATGGCGCTGACACCGTTCATTCCACTTCTCTGTGACGGAATTGGAAGAGTCAAAACCATCATTATTGGCCTTCTGATTCTTTGTGTGGGGGCCATTGTGTCGGCTACCGTCAAAACGTTGAACCTCTTGATTTTTGCCCGGTTTCTCTTGAGTTTTGGGGCTAATATCGCCAGTCTGGCCGCACCCATGCTTCTTATGGAAACCCTTCCTCCCAACCGGAAATCAATGGggcttttcttcaacaccttctaCTATGTGGGTTCTATCGTGTGTACGTGGGCTAGTTACGGTACGCTGATTGCTTATGACGACGAAAAACAGTTCAAAATCCCCTTGTGGTTGCAACTCTTGTGTCCAGGTATCTGCCTTTTGTTTGTGTGGATGTACCCTGAAAGCCCACGGTACCTCTACTCGAAGAACCGTATCGACGATTGTCGCCAGTTTCTCATCAAATACCACGCGGGCGGTGACCCCAACCACCCGATCGTGTTGGCCGAGCTCAACCAAATCGCCCAGTCGTTCGAAGTCCTGGGCTTGCTCAAACCTCGGGACTACTTTGACTTCAGTGGGTTCTTGAGGACTCGCCTGAGACGCCACCGCTCgttattggtggtggtgtggTCTTGGTTCAACCAGTTCAGTGGAAACCAAGTCATTTCCTATTATATGACGACGTTATTCTTGAATCTTGGAATCAAAAATGCCACCACTCGTCTTCTTTTGACGGCCGTCAACTCGATCATATGTTTCTTGTTTGCAAGTGCTGGGGCCTTTGCCATGGAAAGGATCGGAAGACGGCCGGCCTTGCTCTATGCCAACACCGGGTTTATTATTTCCTTCATCGCCTTGGCGGTGTCtaccaagaagtttgatgatgataacgaTAATAAGCAGGCGGCGGCGGCTGGAATCGCCTTTATCTACATTTTCCAGGCGGTGTTCTTCTCGTTTGCAATGACACCATTACAGCCCACTTACCCATCGGAGATTCTTTCCAATGACATGAGGGCTCGGGGGATGGCGATGTACATGTTCATCTCTAATGCTGCTTCcaccttgaacttgtaTACAGCGCCATTGGCGATGCAGAATATCACATACTGGTACTACGTGTTCTATGTGTTTTGGGATACTTTccagttggtggtggtgtactttttgtttgtggagacCAGTAACTTGACATTAGAGGAAATCGAGCATGTTTTCGATACGTCAAATGCTGTGAAGGAGAGTGTGAGGCTCTCGAAGAAGGCAAAAAGTTCTAAAAAAGGTGGGTAcgctgatgaagaaaatgttAAGGAGGATGTTAAGGAGGATGCTAaggaagaagttggagtatAA